In Phyllobacterium zundukense, one DNA window encodes the following:
- a CDS encoding flagellar export protein FliJ, producing the protein MKSHEGLVRLKLFQVKEKRRQLGQLDLMMGEFERMAAELDAQIQSEEKKASITDTSHFAYPTFAKAARQRRDNLFVSIRDLKAQKDDAEAALTESEAELAKAEALEQRDGKPREEEIPVADRRAMIG; encoded by the coding sequence ATGAAGTCGCATGAAGGTTTGGTTCGGCTGAAGCTCTTTCAGGTCAAGGAAAAGCGCCGTCAACTCGGCCAACTCGATCTGATGATGGGTGAGTTCGAACGCATGGCCGCTGAATTGGACGCCCAGATCCAGTCCGAGGAAAAAAAGGCCAGCATCACCGACACTTCGCATTTCGCCTATCCGACATTCGCCAAGGCCGCGCGCCAACGCCGCGACAATCTGTTCGTTTCAATTCGCGACCTGAAGGCCCAGAAAGATGACGCCGAGGCGGCACTCACCGAATCGGAAGCGGAACTCGCCAAGGCCGAGGCGCTCGAACAGCGCGATGGCAAGCCGCGGGAGGAAGAAATCCCTGTCGCTGACAGGCGCGCGATGATCGGCTAG
- a CDS encoding response regulator — MLRCMIVDGSPVVRKVARRIIASDTTFVTTADTGFQTIAACSVEMPDVIILDSALSDMPAPDIITQVRALPGGENSKIYLCLPEIDVTKIMRAKRAGAAGYLLKPFNRASIAEILPQVPMAG; from the coding sequence TTGCTACGTTGCATGATCGTTGATGGATCGCCAGTGGTCAGGAAGGTTGCGCGCCGGATTATCGCCAGCGACACCACCTTCGTAACCACGGCTGACACCGGCTTTCAGACGATCGCCGCCTGCAGCGTCGAGATGCCCGATGTGATCATTCTCGATAGCGCCCTGTCTGATATGCCGGCCCCGGACATCATTACCCAGGTTCGCGCATTGCCGGGCGGCGAGAACAGCAAGATCTATCTGTGCTTGCCCGAGATCGATGTCACCAAGATCATGCGCGCCAAGCGTGCCGGTGCTGCCGGATATCTCCTGAAGCCTTTCAACCGGGCTTCGATTGCCGAGATCTTACCGCAGGTGCCAATGGCGGGTTGA
- a CDS encoding GNAT family N-acetyltransferase, translating to MAGQINIDKQETEKGGRYTAVVSGHEAEMTFSRASPHLIIIDHTAVPDALRGQGVGQALALHAVEDARAGGWKIIPLCPFMRAQSLRHAEWADVIQQR from the coding sequence ATGGCAGGTCAGATCAATATTGATAAGCAGGAGACGGAAAAGGGCGGGCGTTATACGGCGGTGGTGTCTGGGCACGAAGCCGAAATGACGTTTTCGCGCGCGAGCCCGCATCTGATCATTATCGATCATACCGCTGTGCCCGATGCTTTACGCGGTCAGGGTGTCGGGCAGGCTCTGGCGCTGCATGCGGTGGAAGATGCGCGGGCAGGGGGATGGAAGATCATCCCGCTGTGCCCCTTCATGCGCGCCCAATCGCTTCGACATGCGGAGTGGGCCGATGTGATCCAGCAACGCTGA
- the chpT gene encoding histidine phosphotransferase ChpT yields the protein MTLPVILSATDLGALLSSRICHDIISPVGAINNGLELLEEGGADEDAMNLIKSSARSASARLQFARIAFGAAGSAGVQIDTGDAQNVANEYMKGEKAEFSWAGNRVLLPKNKVKLLLNLVLIANAALPRGGTLSVVLETPETQPRFVLTSRGPMLRVPPKFLELHSGKVPEEPIDAHAVQPYYTLLLAQEADMTISIHATPEEIVFTAA from the coding sequence ATGACATTGCCCGTAATTCTCTCGGCAACGGACCTCGGAGCGCTCCTCTCAAGTCGCATCTGCCACGACATCATCTCCCCGGTGGGCGCAATTAATAACGGGCTGGAGTTGCTGGAAGAAGGCGGGGCCGACGAAGATGCGATGAACCTCATCAAATCCAGCGCCCGCAGTGCCTCTGCCCGCCTGCAGTTCGCACGCATCGCCTTCGGCGCTGCCGGTTCTGCCGGCGTCCAGATCGACACCGGCGATGCGCAGAATGTCGCCAACGAATACATGAAGGGCGAGAAGGCGGAGTTCAGCTGGGCGGGAAACCGCGTCCTCCTGCCGAAGAACAAGGTCAAACTGCTCCTCAATCTCGTTCTGATTGCCAATGCTGCCCTGCCGCGCGGCGGCACATTGTCGGTTGTCCTCGAGACTCCTGAAACGCAACCGCGTTTCGTCCTGACGTCGCGCGGACCGATGTTGCGTGTGCCGCCGAAATTCCTTGAACTGCATAGCGGCAAGGTTCCAGAAGAGCCTATCGACGCACATGCCGTGCAACCTTATTATACGCTGCTACTGGCCCAGGAAGCAGACATGACGATCTCGATCCACGCCACGCCGGAAGAGATCGTTTTCACTGCCGCATAA
- the ctrA gene encoding response regulator transcription factor CtrA, with product MRVLLIEDDSATAQSIELMLKSESFNVYTTDLGEEGVDLGKLYDYDIILLDLNLPDMSGYEVLRTLRLSKVKTPILILSGMAGIEDKVRGLGFGADDYMTKPFHKDELVARIHAIVRRSKGHAQSVITTGDLIVNLDAKTVEVAGQRVHLTGKEYQMLELLSLRKGTTLTKEMFLNHLYGGMDEPELKIIDVFICKLRKKLDSASDGINYIETVWGRGYVLREPDATEMREIA from the coding sequence ATGCGGGTTCTTTTAATCGAAGACGACAGTGCGACGGCCCAGAGCATCGAGTTGATGCTCAAGTCGGAAAGCTTCAATGTTTATACGACGGATCTGGGCGAAGAGGGTGTCGATCTCGGCAAACTCTACGACTACGATATCATCCTCCTCGACCTCAACCTGCCAGACATGTCCGGTTATGAAGTCCTGAGGACCTTGCGCCTGTCGAAGGTGAAGACCCCGATCCTCATCCTCTCCGGCATGGCTGGCATCGAGGACAAGGTTCGTGGCCTCGGCTTCGGCGCCGACGACTACATGACCAAGCCTTTCCATAAGGACGAACTGGTTGCCCGTATCCACGCGATCGTGCGCCGTTCGAAGGGCCATGCGCAGTCGGTCATCACCACTGGCGACCTGATCGTCAATCTCGACGCCAAGACGGTGGAAGTTGCCGGTCAGCGCGTTCACCTGACGGGCAAGGAATACCAGATGCTGGAGCTCCTCTCGCTCCGCAAGGGCACGACGCTCACCAAGGAAATGTTCCTGAACCACCTCTATGGCGGCATGGACGAGCCTGAACTCAAAATCATCGACGTCTTCATCTGCAAGTTGCGCAAGAAGCTCGATTCGGCATCGGACGGTATCAACTACATCGAAACCGTCTGGGGCCGCGGCTACGTGCTGCGCGAGCCGGATGCGACGGAAATGCGCGAAATCGCCTGA
- a CDS encoding YdeI/OmpD-associated family protein, producing the protein MPEIKSDLPIMLFSSAAQFDAWLAEQPLTSEGIWLKLAKKGSGIASVSQPEAVECALCHGWIDGQLDKFDEHHWLIRFTPRKPKSKWSEKNRTKALELIKQERMSKTGLAEVERAKADGRWDAAYAPQSTATVPDDLQQALNANFAARELFNRLDSTNRYAILHRVHTAAQATTRASRIEKFVAMLAKGETIYPLKLKS; encoded by the coding sequence ATGCCGGAAATCAAATCTGACCTTCCGATCATGTTGTTCTCGTCCGCTGCGCAGTTCGACGCGTGGCTGGCCGAACAGCCATTAACGTCCGAGGGCATTTGGCTCAAACTCGCGAAAAAAGGTTCCGGCATAGCCAGCGTCTCGCAGCCTGAAGCTGTCGAATGCGCCCTGTGCCACGGCTGGATCGACGGACAGCTCGACAAGTTCGACGAACATCACTGGCTCATCCGCTTTACGCCGCGAAAGCCGAAGAGCAAATGGTCTGAGAAAAATCGCACCAAGGCGCTGGAACTGATCAAACAAGAGCGAATGAGCAAGACTGGTCTTGCGGAGGTGGAACGGGCAAAGGCGGACGGCAGATGGGATGCCGCCTATGCACCGCAGAGCACCGCGACCGTTCCTGATGATCTCCAGCAAGCATTGAATGCCAATTTCGCAGCACGGGAGCTGTTCAACAGGCTGGATAGCACCAATCGCTATGCGATACTTCACCGCGTCCACACTGCGGCGCAGGCGACAACACGGGCCAGCCGCATCGAAAAGTTCGTGGCGATGCTGGCGAAGGGCGAGACGATCTATCCGCTGAAGCTCAAATCCTGA
- a CDS encoding cell wall hydrolase yields MSTFTSRNNSDEKRFVIGFAKWKIHSIAGIIATAGLVSGCTQTGPHSKLTANLTSSRTSTTYAYTPKDKECLERAMFFESNRSSKDGLLAVGTVVMNRLDSGKWGNSICGVVGQKGQFAPGVLSRPMQSAALPDVQAAADAVLKGERNPKVKNAMFFHTAGLRFPYKNMHYTVVAGGNAFYEKRDRYHTAEIASKDASIAIANAYIASTRMASAKPANTIMVASAAQPVVATTSTPTSGRVTNQPVVVAQADIAPMAFDSTKVAVPMDPPPQAIDRRSSTSPTVQIVQPVQSTQAVEPSLLAYEAPNSKAVDAIGQMLLAQDRPNSL; encoded by the coding sequence GTGAGCACCTTCACCAGCAGGAACAACAGCGATGAGAAACGCTTCGTGATCGGCTTCGCCAAGTGGAAAATCCATTCTATTGCGGGCATTATCGCAACCGCCGGGCTTGTCAGCGGTTGCACGCAGACCGGCCCGCACTCCAAGCTTACGGCCAATCTGACGTCGTCGCGTACAAGCACGACTTATGCGTACACGCCAAAGGACAAGGAATGCCTTGAACGGGCGATGTTCTTTGAATCCAACCGGTCGAGCAAGGATGGCTTGCTGGCAGTTGGTACTGTGGTGATGAACCGGCTCGATTCCGGAAAGTGGGGCAATTCGATTTGCGGCGTGGTTGGCCAGAAGGGCCAATTTGCTCCCGGCGTCCTCTCACGGCCGATGCAGTCAGCCGCGCTGCCGGATGTGCAGGCGGCCGCCGACGCGGTCCTCAAGGGCGAGCGCAATCCCAAGGTGAAGAACGCGATGTTCTTCCACACCGCTGGCCTTCGTTTCCCCTACAAGAATATGCACTATACGGTTGTGGCTGGTGGTAACGCCTTTTATGAAAAGCGTGACCGGTACCACACCGCTGAGATCGCTTCCAAGGACGCTAGCATAGCCATCGCCAATGCCTATATCGCCAGCACGCGAATGGCTAGTGCGAAACCCGCCAATACGATTATGGTTGCAAGCGCTGCTCAGCCCGTTGTGGCGACTACGTCCACACCGACGTCGGGACGTGTAACCAACCAGCCGGTTGTCGTCGCTCAGGCGGACATTGCTCCCATGGCGTTTGACAGCACCAAAGTAGCGGTGCCGATGGACCCGCCGCCCCAGGCAATAGACCGCAGGTCATCGACATCCCCAACAGTGCAGATCGTTCAGCCGGTGCAATCGACGCAGGCAGTAGAGCCGAGCCTGCTCGCCTATGAGGCGCCGAACAGCAAGGCCGTCGATGCGATTGGTCAGATGCTCCTGGCGCAGGATCGGCCGAACTCTCTTTAA
- a CDS encoding HugZ family protein — MTEEMDVLREIDEGAIRLARTLLRTARHAVIATLDPTSGDPIATRVGLSTDHDGTPIILVSALAAHTPALLADPRCSLLVGEPGKGDPLAHPRMTISARAREIGRGTPEHARIEWRYLSHLPKSRLYVSLGDFRFFRLEPSHAKLNGGFGRAYQLAANEWLSLSPVNDELAAAEQGAVEHMNKDHADANALYARFFANAPDGNWRLTGIDADGFDLADGDEVLRIFFKQPLTSAKDMHMTLVHMAGEARTGLGSSQPPA; from the coding sequence GTGACCGAGGAGATGGACGTCTTGCGTGAGATTGATGAGGGTGCCATTCGCCTTGCACGTACATTGCTGCGCACGGCCCGCCATGCCGTCATCGCCACGCTTGATCCGACGTCCGGCGATCCGATCGCCACGCGCGTCGGCCTCTCGACCGACCATGACGGCACGCCCATCATCCTTGTCTCCGCCCTCGCCGCGCACACGCCCGCCCTTCTCGCCGATCCGCGCTGTTCGCTCCTCGTCGGCGAGCCGGGCAAGGGCGACCCCCTCGCCCATCCACGCATGACGATCTCTGCCAGAGCACGCGAGATCGGGCGCGGTACACCTGAACACGCACGCATCGAATGGCGGTACCTGTCCCACCTGCCCAAATCCAGACTCTATGTCAGCCTCGGCGATTTCCGTTTCTTTCGCCTGGAACCCAGTCACGCGAAACTGAATGGCGGATTTGGCAGAGCCTATCAACTGGCGGCGAATGAATGGCTGAGCCTCAGCCCGGTCAACGATGAACTCGCAGCCGCCGAACAGGGCGCGGTCGAACACATGAACAAGGACCATGCAGACGCCAATGCCCTCTACGCCCGCTTTTTCGCCAATGCACCCGACGGCAACTGGCGCCTGACAGGCATCGATGCCGATGGCTTCGATCTTGCCGATGGCGACGAGGTGTTGCGTATCTTTTTCAAGCAGCCACTGACTTCAGCCAAGGATATGCACATGACGCTGGTCCATATGGCTGGTGAAGCGCGAACCGGGTTGGGCTCTTCGCAGCCCCCCGCATGA
- a CDS encoding cupin domain-containing protein: MQTNKAAKTYSAINFSDKFGLFSEQWLPKVVAELNDYQFKIARLEGDFIWHDHPDTDEAFIVIDGELRIDFRDGFVRLKAGEMFVVPKGVEHKPSAEREVKLMLIEPRGVLNTGREGGERTAQNDVWI, encoded by the coding sequence ATGCAGACGAACAAGGCCGCAAAAACCTACAGCGCGATCAATTTTTCCGACAAGTTCGGACTGTTCTCGGAACAATGGCTGCCGAAAGTCGTGGCTGAACTCAATGATTACCAATTCAAGATTGCACGGCTTGAAGGCGACTTTATCTGGCATGACCATCCGGATACCGACGAGGCGTTCATCGTCATCGACGGCGAGCTGCGCATTGATTTCAGGGACGGGTTCGTCCGCCTGAAGGCCGGTGAGATGTTCGTCGTCCCCAAAGGGGTCGAGCACAAGCCGTCCGCCGAAAGGGAAGTCAAGCTGATGCTGATCGAGCCGCGCGGCGTTCTCAATACAGGTCGTGAAGGCGGTGAGCGCACAGCACAGAACGACGTATGGATTTAA
- a CDS encoding protein-S-isoprenylcysteine O-methyltransferase, whose amino-acid sequence MISLVTAGKALWVLLVASWYLLRRPFDRRARRAKLTVDRRRGADMIRLAISLTGLGIIPVIYIVTGQPRFASYQANPLLFTLGILTGIAALVLFRLTHKALGQMWSVSLQLKQDHKLITTGIYKRVRHPMYTAFWLMALTQALLLPNYVAGLAGLVGFGFLFFSRIRPEEAMMEEAFGDEYHRYRARTWRVLPFVY is encoded by the coding sequence ATGATTTCTCTCGTTACGGCCGGGAAGGCTCTTTGGGTCTTGCTCGTCGCCAGCTGGTATCTACTGCGCCGTCCCTTTGACCGGCGTGCACGCCGCGCGAAGCTTACAGTCGACCGGCGAAGGGGTGCCGATATGATCCGTCTCGCTATCTCCCTCACGGGGCTCGGGATTATCCCGGTGATCTACATCGTAACCGGCCAGCCACGCTTTGCATCCTATCAAGCCAATCCGTTGCTTTTCACACTCGGCATTCTCACGGGAATCGCTGCACTTGTTCTCTTCCGGCTGACCCATAAGGCGCTTGGCCAGATGTGGTCCGTCTCGCTGCAGCTGAAACAGGATCACAAACTCATCACGACTGGCATCTACAAGCGTGTTCGACACCCGATGTACACGGCCTTTTGGTTGATGGCGTTAACCCAGGCCTTGCTGCTGCCAAATTATGTGGCCGGGCTGGCCGGCCTTGTCGGTTTTGGCTTTCTTTTCTTCTCTCGCATCCGACCGGAAGAAGCGATGATGGAAGAGGCCTTCGGAGATGAATATCACCGTTACCGCGCGCGCACCTGGCGTGTCCTGCCCTTTGTCTACTGA
- a CDS encoding DUF930 domain-containing protein has translation MRTISAMLLLSVALASPARAMDSGAAQELERLDPQTRLEQRCDLEAMERIHKDPAKLVPDELVAYAFEEPKIKGDKIRSSGAAFRSKGEWYHLSYTCSTSPDHMTILTFQYAIGQLVPHSEWAHHYLVP, from the coding sequence ATGAGAACAATTAGCGCCATGCTGTTGCTGTCGGTCGCATTGGCGAGTCCGGCACGGGCGATGGATTCAGGCGCTGCTCAGGAATTGGAACGGCTTGACCCGCAAACCCGGCTCGAACAGCGCTGCGATCTGGAGGCGATGGAACGCATCCACAAGGACCCTGCCAAACTCGTGCCGGATGAACTCGTCGCCTATGCTTTTGAAGAACCAAAGATCAAAGGCGACAAGATCCGCTCATCAGGCGCGGCATTCCGCAGCAAGGGCGAATGGTATCACCTGTCCTATACCTGCTCGACGTCTCCCGATCACATGACCATCCTGACGTTCCAATATGCCATCGGACAGTTGGTACCCCATAGCGAATGGGCGCACCATTATCTGGTGCCCTGA
- a CDS encoding DUF1134 domain-containing protein, whose protein sequence is MASLLLSLNRGFLLFLTIVSLVVAQAQTARAQETYTMEEIVNSGQRFFGSTSGGLATAVEKVFQSYGLPNGYVLGEEGSGALIGGLTYGEGSLYTKNAGDHKTFWQGPSIGWDFGGQGSRVMMLVYNLDDVQNLYGRFVGVAGSAYLFAGVGFNVMKRDQVLLVPIRTGVGARLGVNVGYLKLTQTPTWNPF, encoded by the coding sequence ATGGCGTCTCTACTCTTGTCTTTGAACCGTGGCTTTCTCCTCTTCCTGACCATCGTGTCGCTCGTTGTCGCGCAAGCGCAGACGGCGCGGGCGCAGGAAACCTATACGATGGAAGAGATCGTCAACTCCGGTCAGCGGTTTTTTGGATCAACATCGGGCGGTCTTGCCACAGCTGTCGAGAAGGTCTTCCAAAGCTATGGTTTGCCAAACGGCTATGTCCTCGGCGAGGAGGGGTCCGGCGCGCTGATCGGCGGTCTGACCTATGGAGAGGGATCGCTCTATACCAAGAATGCCGGCGATCACAAAACGTTCTGGCAAGGGCCGTCCATCGGCTGGGATTTCGGCGGCCAGGGCTCGCGCGTCATGATGCTCGTCTACAATCTTGACGACGTGCAGAATCTGTATGGCCGTTTTGTTGGCGTTGCCGGCTCGGCCTATCTCTTTGCGGGTGTCGGTTTCAATGTCATGAAGCGCGACCAGGTCTTGCTCGTACCAATCAGGACCGGTGTGGGCGCACGCCTTGGTGTCAATGTCGGCTATCTGAAATTGACGCAAACACCAACATGGAATCCGTTCTGA
- a CDS encoding TrmH family RNA methyltransferase, protein MTSSLPQDHDWLERRVVRISDAGDGRLASYRNVRERDLVGREGRFIAEGKVVLNVLLSNPAFTVESLLILENRLAGLAEQVRLCPDDVPVYCVSRETMDAIAGFPMHRGILAVGQRSAPRSLDMLLETMPERALAVVLCGISNHDNLGSIFRNAAAFEADCVLMDATSCDPLYRKAIRVSVGAALKVPFAREGSIEEIVGKLQNTRFELFALSPSGTTSIYDVAPSPRTALLLGTEGEGLPKTLLQKLHAVQIPMSSSFDSLNVATASGIALSRFSRFSGL, encoded by the coding sequence ATGACATCTTCGTTGCCTCAAGATCACGACTGGCTCGAGCGGCGGGTAGTGCGCATCAGTGACGCGGGCGATGGACGCCTTGCGTCCTACCGCAATGTGCGTGAGCGTGATCTGGTAGGCCGCGAAGGCCGCTTCATCGCCGAGGGCAAGGTCGTTCTCAATGTCCTCCTGTCCAATCCGGCATTTACCGTTGAGTCCCTTCTCATCCTGGAAAACCGGCTTGCGGGACTGGCGGAACAGGTGAGGCTTTGCCCCGATGATGTTCCTGTCTATTGTGTTTCACGCGAGACGATGGACGCCATTGCCGGCTTCCCCATGCATCGCGGTATTCTCGCCGTTGGCCAGCGCAGCGCGCCCCGCTCGCTCGACATGCTTCTGGAAACAATGCCGGAAAGAGCCCTGGCCGTCGTTCTTTGCGGCATCTCCAATCACGATAATCTGGGCTCGATCTTTCGCAATGCCGCCGCCTTCGAGGCAGATTGCGTCCTGATGGATGCAACCAGTTGTGACCCGCTCTACCGCAAGGCGATCCGCGTTTCCGTCGGGGCGGCCCTCAAGGTGCCGTTTGCCCGGGAAGGATCAATCGAAGAGATTGTCGGCAAGCTGCAAAATACCCGTTTCGAGCTGTTCGCCCTCAGCCCGTCGGGCACGACAAGCATCTACGACGTTGCGCCCTCACCACGCACAGCGTTGCTGCTTGGCACCGAAGGCGAAGGTCTGCCGAAGACGCTTTTGCAAAAACTGCACGCAGTGCAAATTCCGATGTCCAGCAGCTTCGACAGCCTCAACGTCGCGACTGCTTCGGGCATTGCCCTATCACGGTTCAGCCGTTTTTCCGGTCTCTGA
- a CDS encoding bleomycin resistance protein, whose amino-acid sequence MRNLENLKKQAKLYLRWHRDGYYPVATEIRMFLTRFQSLSDDQILEQTFRLSDAQELVARKAGFENWDALNKGIQTMPDLAVPDASYPFLAIAEPQLFVSDIKASCDFYRVVLGFETRFIYGEPPYYCQLARDAVRLNLRHVDGPVFDAGLRSRQHLLSATIVLDDVKALYLEYQERGALFHQTLKSEPWGARTFIIKDPDGNLIAFAG is encoded by the coding sequence ATGCGGAATTTGGAGAACCTGAAGAAGCAAGCAAAGCTCTATCTGCGATGGCATCGCGATGGGTATTACCCGGTCGCAACGGAGATCAGGATGTTTCTGACCCGATTTCAAAGCCTGAGCGATGATCAGATTCTGGAACAGACCTTCCGGCTGAGTGATGCCCAGGAGCTTGTTGCCAGGAAAGCCGGTTTCGAAAATTGGGACGCGCTGAACAAAGGAATCCAGACCATGCCCGATTTAGCCGTTCCAGACGCATCGTACCCGTTTCTAGCCATCGCCGAGCCACAGCTTTTTGTCTCCGATATCAAGGCATCCTGTGACTTCTATCGTGTCGTGCTCGGCTTCGAGACCCGCTTCATCTATGGTGAACCGCCCTATTATTGCCAACTGGCTCGCGACGCCGTCCGGCTTAATCTCCGGCACGTGGACGGTCCTGTTTTTGATGCCGGCTTGAGGTCCAGACAACATTTGCTCTCTGCCACAATCGTGCTCGACGACGTCAAGGCTCTATACTTGGAATATCAGGAAAGAGGCGCGTTGTTTCACCAGACGTTGAAATCCGAGCCTTGGGGGGCGCGCACTTTCATTATCAAAGACCCCGACGGGAACCTCATTGCGTTTGCAGGCTGA
- a CDS encoding carboxy terminal-processing peptidase codes for MRTKFGLLFVFLALVSPAQALEAGSPPVLAPMEEQAKAAHLSAQLLTHYHYKKVPLDDALSAKIIDRYIEALDSERFFFLQSDIDQFTASKDKIDDAIYSEDLSIPFAIFNVYEQRVVERLSYARELLKNGFDFSQNEEYVVMRDKEPWPKSEAESRELWRKRVKNDWLRLKLAGTADATIRETLGKRYANSQERAYKYKSNDVFQIFMNAYTTSIEPHTDYFGVAAASDFDISMKLSLVGIGAVLQERDEYTTIRELVPGGPAQLSGQLAVGDRIVGVAQGKDGAFVDVVGTRVNEVVKLIRGEKDTVVRLDVLPTDAGLDGKHRAVTLVRDKINLEKQAARKSVQIVTDGDSSRKIGVISLPTFYEDFEARRRGDKNYRSASRDVAKLLDELEKDKVDGVVIDLRNNGGGSLPQAIELTGLFVGKGPVLQQRNGDGEIKVNGNTRATARWTGPLAVLINRGSASASEIFAAAIQDYGRGVIVGEPSFGKGTVQTVVDLDEEARNAKPEFGELKMTVAQFFRINGGTTQLRGVTPDISLPGFADDEKLGESSYDNALPWLQVKPADYSPLGDIKQLVPELQSRHQARVDKDKDFSGLVEDVNELNDLRKKRVISLNETERRTERDRQVKRLKAREAAEGKGSVSPADLVFQEDGLQANERSLSADIASEKAQKDAKDVLLEETMHILNDESDLLKVQSAKNN; via the coding sequence ATGCGCACCAAATTCGGCTTGCTGTTTGTTTTCCTGGCCCTTGTTTCCCCGGCTCAGGCGCTGGAGGCCGGCTCGCCGCCAGTGCTGGCGCCGATGGAGGAGCAGGCGAAGGCCGCGCATCTGAGTGCGCAGTTGCTGACGCATTACCACTACAAGAAGGTGCCGCTCGACGACGCCTTGTCTGCCAAAATCATCGATCGGTACATCGAAGCACTGGACTCGGAACGCTTCTTCTTCCTTCAGTCCGATATCGATCAGTTCACGGCCAGCAAGGACAAGATCGATGATGCCATTTACAGCGAAGATCTCAGCATCCCGTTTGCAATTTTCAATGTGTATGAGCAGCGTGTCGTAGAGCGCCTGAGTTACGCCCGCGAATTGCTCAAGAACGGCTTCGATTTCAGTCAGAACGAAGAATATGTCGTCATGCGCGACAAGGAGCCTTGGCCGAAATCCGAAGCGGAAAGCCGGGAGTTATGGCGCAAGCGCGTGAAGAACGACTGGCTGCGCCTGAAATTGGCTGGCACGGCGGATGCAACCATACGCGAGACGCTTGGCAAGCGGTATGCGAACTCGCAGGAGCGGGCATACAAGTATAAGAGCAACGATGTCTTTCAGATATTCATGAATGCCTACACGACCTCGATCGAACCCCATACGGACTATTTTGGTGTCGCGGCAGCGTCGGACTTCGACATTTCGATGAAGCTTTCACTGGTAGGTATCGGCGCCGTGCTCCAGGAGCGCGACGAATACACGACAATTCGGGAGTTGGTGCCGGGCGGTCCGGCGCAGCTATCGGGCCAGCTTGCGGTCGGCGACAGGATTGTTGGCGTGGCGCAAGGCAAGGACGGCGCATTCGTGGATGTCGTCGGGACACGTGTGAACGAAGTTGTGAAATTGATACGCGGCGAGAAAGATACGGTGGTCCGGCTGGATGTATTGCCAACGGACGCCGGGCTCGACGGCAAGCATCGGGCGGTCACGCTGGTGCGGGACAAGATCAACCTGGAAAAGCAGGCCGCCAGGAAAAGCGTGCAGATTGTGACGGATGGCGATAGCTCGCGCAAAATCGGCGTGATTTCATTACCTACATTCTATGAAGATTTCGAAGCGCGACGGCGCGGTGACAAGAACTATCGAAGCGCAAGCCGTGATGTCGCCAAGCTGTTGGATGAACTGGAAAAAGATAAGGTCGATGGCGTCGTCATCGATCTGCGCAACAATGGCGGTGGTTCATTGCCGCAGGCCATCGAACTGACCGGCTTGTTCGTGGGCAAGGGACCGGTTCTGCAGCAGCGCAATGGCGACGGCGAGATCAAGGTAAACGGCAATACCCGCGCCACGGCTCGCTGGACAGGTCCGCTTGCCGTACTCATCAATCGCGGATCGGCCTCTGCGTCCGAGATTTTTGCCGCGGCCATACAGGATTACGGCCGGGGCGTCATCGTTGGCGAACCGAGTTTCGGCAAGGGCACGGTCCAAACAGTGGTGGATCTCGATGAGGAAGCACGCAATGCGAAGCCGGAATTCGGTGAGTTGAAGATGACCGTTGCGCAGTTCTTCCGCATAAATGGTGGCACCACGCAGCTTCGCGGGGTGACGCCCGATATCAGCTTGCCTGGCTTCGCGGACGACGAAAAGCTGGGGGAGTCGAGCTACGACAATGCGTTACCGTGGCTGCAGGTTAAACCGGCGGATTATTCGCCTCTTGGTGATATCAAGCAGTTGGTGCCGGAACTTCAAAGCCGCCACCAGGCCCGCGTCGATAAGGACAAGGATTTTAGCGGTCTCGTGGAAGATGTGAATGAGCTGAATGACTTACGCAAGAAGCGCGTTATCTCTCTCAACGAGACCGAAAGGCGCACTGAAAGAGATCGTCAGGTAAAGCGGCTGAAGGCGCGCGAGGCAGCTGAGGGCAAAGGTTCCGTGTCACCGGCAGATCTTGTATTTCAGGAAGATGGACTGCAGGCCAACGAGCGGAGCTTGAGCGCAGATATCGCGAGCGAGAAGGCGCAGAAGGACGCAAAAGACGTCCTTCTGGAGGAGACGATGCATATCCTCAATGACGAATCCGACCTCCTGAAAGTCCAGTCGGCAAAGAACAATTGA